The sequence AAGTTGCAAAAAAGCAGTATTCTCCAATAGAGATACTGCTTTTAAGTACATAATTTAGAGACTCTGTAATTGAGAAAGAAAGCCGTTGGTTACTTCAAGGAGAAAAGTGTTTTTTGAATGAAGTTACACTTTATAACGATATTGGTTAACATGAATTTTGTGAAAAAAACCACATTATATGATACGATGTTCTTAACGCAACTTAACTAAAAAGAACAGTTTAAACTAACTTAACAACTATAGAAATCAAGAAAAGTAAAATTATTTCCTAGTATATTAAGTAAGGTTAAAATTTTAGCTCAATAGAAGTTGATCAGATATTGTGAAGTATAAGTGCAACTAACGTAGTCTCCTTTGTCAAAGGCTCGAAGCCAGCTTAAGTTTTCAATAAAATAGTAAGCTATTACTGAATATGATCTAAAGCCCTTACACTAAATCGAATAAGGTACGGATGCTTCAGCCTGTCAACCCTGAGCTTTTGTTCAGGTTGTCTTTTTGTAAACGATAAAAATTGCTGAAGTCTATTTATTATTCACTTAACGGGCAAAAATTTATTATTTACTGAAGTCGCCGAACTATGTCAAATAATGGGGAATAAAAGGTCTAATGAGAGGGCTGCTTTATCTATATTGAGTTCTGTGCATCAGGAAAGGAAGCGAAGCAAATGATTAAAATTACCCCGATATTAATTAAAAATGCAAAGGTATACACGGAAGAACAAGTTATAGAGAACGGGGCTGTGTTAATGCAATCAGGGAAGATTACTGATATTTACCAGCCTGATGGTAAATATCGTAGTTTACCAGAAAATCTAAAAGTTATCGATGGAACTGGCTTATCTGTTATACCAGGGTTTATAGACGGACATATTCATGGTGCAAATGGTGCAGATGTGATGGATGCTACAGAGGAAGCCTTAGATACGATGGCTTTAGTGCTGCCTAAAGAGGGAACGACAAGCTTTTTAGCTACAACTATTACTCAAGCGCCTGAACAGATTGAACAGGCACTGATAAATGTGCGTAATTATGTTAATAAACCTGGTCAAGCAGAAATGATTGGCGTCCACTTAGAAGGTCCTTTTATTGAAAAAGAAAAAGCAGGCGCTCAGCCATTACAGTATATTATGAATCCTGATTCGGATGTATTTGATCGTTGGCAGGAATTATCTGGTAATCAAATAAAGACCATTACGATGGCCCCTGAGCTTGATCCAGATGGAAGTTTTATAAGTAAATTAGCTGCTAGTGGAGTAAATGTTTCTGCTGGGCATACAGATGCCGATTTTTCCCAGATAAAGCGTGCGATAAAACATGGAGTTCGTCAAGTTACTCATCTATGCAATGCAATGAATGGAATCCATCATCGTGATATCGGTGCAGTGGGTGCAGCAATGGAATTAGAAGAGTTACGAGCAGAATTAATTGCCGATGGGATTCATGTAGTTCCAGAAATGTTGCAAATTATTTATCGCAATATGGGAAGTAAAAGATTACTTCTTATAACAGACGCTATGCGTGCGAAATGTTTACCATCTGGGGAATACGAGTTAGGCGGTCAGCCTGTACATGTTTCAACAGATAGAGCGTTATTAGAAAATGGAACGTTGGCTGGGAGTATTTTGAAGATGCATGAGGGAGCTAAAAATATGCTTCGTCTAAACGATGTTTCATTAAAAAATATTATTGAAATGACATCCGTTAATCCGGCAAAACAAATTGACATATATGATAAAAAAGGAAGTATTACTCCTGGAAAAGATGCTGATGTACTGTTGGTGGATGAGCATTTGTCAATTAAATATACCATTTGCCGTGGAGTAATTGCATTTAAGGGAGATGAAAAGTAATGGAAATCATTAAAGTTAGGAATTATGAAGAAATGAGCGAGCGAGCGGGTGAAATGGTTATTGATACGATCAAGCAATTGAATCAGCCGGTATTAGGTCTAGCTACTGGATCTACACCAGAAGGACTATATCAGTATCTAATAGAAAAACATAAAAATAGAGAAGTATCATTTAAACATGTGACTACATTTAATTTAGATGAGTATGTAGGCTTAGAAAAAGATGATATTAATAGTTATAATTATTACATGAATGAAAAATTATTTAAGCATCTAGATATTCCACGCGAACAAACCCATTTGCCAGATGGAAATGCTTTGGATTTAAATGAAGAGGCATCAGAATATGAAGCACGTATTAAAAATGCAGGAAACATTGATTTGCAAATTCTTGGTCTTGGCTTAAACGGACATATTGGCTTTAACGAGCCGGGAACTCCTTTTACAAGCAGAACCCATATTGTGCAATTAGATGAATCAACCCGTCAAGCCAATGCGCGTTTCTTTATTTCTATAGACGAAGTACCTACACAGGCAATTACTGCAGGAATTGAAACAATTATGGAAAGTAAGCAAATTATTATGCTTGTTTCTGGTGAAAATAAAGCAGAGGCACTAGCACGTCTAGTAAATGGTGAAGTAAATGAAAATTTCCCTGCATCCATTCTCCAAAAACATGATAATGTAAAAATTATCGCGGATGAAGCTGCTTGCAAGCTGATATAGGAACTTAGTAGAAATAGGTACAATTTTCTAGATAAGAACAAAAGCTAGAAGCGCTTGGTTAGCGACGTACAAATAGCAGAACTTCTGAAAAGAAGAACGCTTTTTCTGCGTGCGATGCTTATTCAAGAAGTTTCCCTGTTCTTGAAAAACCGCGATGTATTGCTGTCGTAGCAACTCTTCCTTGAAAAAAGAACTTCGTGTGGTGTATTGCTTCGTAGCTTTCCTAGTCCTGTTACCTGAACAAATTGGGGATTTAGGAGCGATGTTCATTTATCCTAGGAAGGAGATTAAAGTTTGCTAGCAGCACAAGTGCTTAAGGAGACGATAATTTTAAAATTTATCCACCATGGGCAAACGGATAGATTTTCCTAAACAATGAAAAGCTGCCCAAAAGTTTACCCCGCATGCAAGGTGCCGTAAGACTCCCACTTCAAAATCTTGAGTTGATACAAAAGGTCTAAGTGGGAGAAAACGGCACCTAAATGCTTGATTCGTTTAACTAACATTTCTTGGGAAAGGCATTCCAAGAAATGAAGTTTCACTTTACCCCGCATGTAAGGTGCCGTAAGACTCCCACTTCAAGAGCCTGAGTTGGTACAAAGGGTCTAAGTGGGAGAGAACGGCACCTAAATGCCCGATTCGTTTAAGGGTCTTTAGGTCATACCTCCTGAGGTACTAACATTCAGTAGGAGATGGAAGAAAACTCCTACTGAATGAAGTTTCACTTTATTTATCAAGCTTTTGGGTGACAGCTATTATAAGCTGAGCAATTCTACATATCAATTTCTATATAGGTTGTATCCGCTTCTGTAATCTCTGCTTGGGCATTCGTATGATCAACAATAAACTCTCTAAATTCCTTCTCCTGTCCAACTTCTACATAGACAATAAACTCTACTTTATCTGTATAGTTAATGGTTTTAAGGATATAGTTTGATTGACGAAAGGCATGTTCCAGTTTACCGGATAATGTGTAATCCACAATAATCGAGAAGCCTTGCATTCGTTGTCTTTTTACAACTCCTGTTGCTTTTATAGCTTGAGATGTCGTATTGCCATAAGCGCGAATTAACCCACCCGCACCAAGCTTTATACCTCCATAATAGCGTGTAACAACTACAGCAGTATCTTTGAGCTGTTGTTTTTTTAAAACTTCAAGGATAGGTATTCCAGCAGTACCACTGGGTTCACCGTCATCATTTGCTTTCTGAATTTGATCGTGTTCACCAATTAAATAAGCTGAACAATTATGAGTAGCATCAAAATGTTTTTTCTTGATTTCCTGAATAAAAGCTTGGGCTTCTTCTTCAGTTTCCACTCGTTTAACATAGCCAATGAACCGGGACTTTTGGATGACTAACTCATTCATCCCTTGGTGTTTTACGGTAAAATATTTATCTAACAACTTGCATTCCCTCCTGATTAACATTCATGATAGAATAAGGAAAGCTATCAAAAGCTTAAGGAAATGAACATATTTGAGTATAAAGAAGCACAAGAATTATTCTCAAGTATGCTAAAAGACCCTATAAAAAAATCGTAGGTATGCGTATAATTATATCATAGGTTGGTGGGAAATAATGGCGCAGAGAATTAGTGAAAGAGCTTTAGACTATATTATTAATGAAATGATTGAAGTAGTAGAGAATAGTAAGGATGAGATTTTTAATATTAGCGAAGAAGCGAGAACAGAGCATGAGCATCTTGTAAAAGAATTAAAGGAAACAAAGATCAAAGTTGCGCAACATATTAAAGATGGAGATGAGCTGGAGCAAAAGGTCCGCTTTTCCCGGAGACGCTTAGCCGAAGTAAGCAAATATTTTGATCGATATTCGGAAACGGAAATACGAGAAGTATACGAAATGACTCATGCGATGCAAACGAAATTAGCTATGCTGCGTCAGGAAGAAAGTGTGTTGCGTGAAAAGCGAGATGATTTAGAACGAAGATTAGTAGCGTTAGGCCAAACGATTAAGCGGGCAGAAGGATTAGCAGGAAAAATTTCTGTCGTGCTTAATTATTTACAAGATGACTTTCAACAAGTAAATGAAATGCTTGAAGAAGCAAAAGAAAAGCAAGAATTCGGTTTGAAAATAATTGAAGCTCAAGAGGAAGAAAGACGAAAAATATCAAGAGAAATTCATGATGGACCAGCACAGATGCTGGCAAATATTTTATTACGTTCGGAACTCGTTGAGCGTACTTGCCGTAATCGAGATGTAGAGCAAGCCTTAGAAGAAATTAAAAGCGTACGTAAAATGATACGATCTTCTTTATATGAAGTACGTAGAATCATCTATGATCTTCGCCCGATGGCTTTAGATGACCTTGGACTTATTCCAACGATCAAAAAATATGTAGCTACCATTTCTGATTATAATGAGATAAAGATTGAATTTATTTCGATGGGTGAAGAAAAGCGATTACATCAAAAATATGAAATAGCTTTTTTTCGGCTAGTTCAGGAAGCGTTGCAAAATGCTGTTAAACACGCAGAAGCCTCATTAATTCAGGTAAAGTTGGAAATTGGCAAGAGTAGTTTAACTATGATTATTAAAGATAATGGAAAGGGTTTCGACCCCACGATGAAAAGGGACAAGTCATTTGGATTAATCGGTATGAGAGAGCGGGTTGAAATGCTAGAAGGAGAAATGGAGATTTCCTCCAAAATTGGAAAAGGTACAACTATTTTCATAAAGGTTCCATATACGTCAGTATAGCGGTATAATATAAAAAGATACTGAATTGTTATATTAAATATAAATATAATGCGTTCTATCATAAATAGCTTCTAGATTAAATAAAACAATTCTATATGGGAGGAACGGATACATGACTGCGGAAAGAAAATTACGAATTATATTAATTGATGACCATAAGCTGTTTCGAGAAGGGGTTAAAAGAATTTTAGATTTTGAACCTTCTTTTGAGGTGGTTGCAGAAGGTGATGATGGATCAATGGCTGCTAAGCTTGTGAAGGAGCATAATCCAGATGTCGTGCTAATGGATATTAATATGCCGAATATGAATGGTGTTCAAGCAACAACAGACCTCGTTCGCTATTTTCCTAACACGAAAGTTATTATTCTCTCTATCCACGATGATGAAAGTTATGTCACGCATGCATTAAAAACAGGAGCACAAGGTTATTTGCTTAAAGAAATGGATTCAGATGCACTTATTGAAGCAATTAAGGTTGTAAGTGACGGTGGATCTTATCTCCATCCAAGAGTTACTCATAATTTAGTGATGGAATATCGTCGTCTTGCTAAAGACCATGTTTCTTCTTTGTCTGATAATGGTGTTGAATATCGCCAACCACTTCATTTGTTGACGAAAAGGGAATGCCAAGTTTTACAATTGTTAGCAGATGGAAAAAGTAATCGGGCTGTAGCTGAAACATTATATATTAGTGAAAAAACTGTCAAAAACCATGTGAGTAATATATTGCAAAAAATGAATGTGAATGACCGTACGCAAGCTGTAGTTGCTGCTATTCGTAAAGGATGGGTTGAAGTTATTTAAAAGCACTAGTTAAATCATGTAATAAATACTCCAAACTTAAAAACTTCATTAAATAACGAAGATACATAGTGTCACCATCCTTTTTGGAAGTGGCACTTTCATCTTATTTCCCCTTTTTTCTAAATGACTTTTAGTTTTGCAAGTGATAATGTTTTAAAGTGGACGATAGATGAAGTCAAGCTTAAGAAGCGTAAGTGTATAGAACAAACAATGGAATAAAAGAAAAATCCTTTTATGGATAATGGCGAAGGAAAGGTTCTTCCTATGCTAGGTTATTTTTCTGTCTGTAAAAGAATGCATTTTTTAATACTTTCATGTAAAATAAAATGGAAACTGTTCTATTAAATGCTCATAGTTTCATAGTGAGCTAAAGTACATGAAAGAGGAGAAGGTTTGTATGAAAGTTGCTGTAATGACAGACAGCACGGCTTATATAGACAAAGAAATACGTGATAAACATCAGATTTATATGGTGCCTTTAAGTGTCCAATTTGCTGATGCTTCTTATCGTGAGGAAATTGATATTACAACAGATGAATTCTATCGGAATTTAAAAGAGAGTAAGGAATTACCAAAGACTTCTCAACCATCGATCGGAGATATTACAAGCTTACTAGAAGAACTAGCAAAAGATTATGATGCAGTTATATCTATTCATCTTTCCAGCGGCATTAGTGGTACATATCAAGCAGTGGTAAGTGCAGGGGAAATGGTAGAAGGAATTGATGTTTATGCCTATGATTCAGAAAGAAGCTGTATGGCTCAAGGTTTTCTAGTATTAGAAGCTGTTGAATTGATTGCAAAAGGGAAACAACCCGCTGAAGTTATTAAACGACTTGATGAAATTAAAGCTGCTACACGCAGTTATTTTATGGTTGATGACTTAAGTAATTTACAGCGTGGTGGGCGCTTAAATGGTGCTCAAGCAATTATTGGCAGTCTCTTACAAGTAAAGCCGATCCTGCATTTCGTAGACAAGATTATTCTACCGTTTGAAAAAATCAGAACAAAGAAAAGAGCCATCCAGCGAATACTTGATTTATTGGAGGAGGATGCTTCTCAAGGTCAGCGATTAAAAATAGCGTTTATCCATGCTAATAGGGAAGCAGAAGCAATAGAACTGCAACAAAAGTTTTTAGCTAAATATCCGGATATGGATACGACCATCAGCTATTTTGGACCGGTAATTGGTACTCATTTAGGAGAAGGTGCATTGGGAGTAACCTGGTATAAAAAATGAATGATTGGTTAGTCCATAACCTAACGGCGTATAAAAAACCTCTTCTAATTTATTATATTAGGGAGGTTTTTTAATACGTTAAATATGTTTTAACACATAAGTTAAACCGGCAAAAAGGAAAGTTTTAAATAAGCCTTATTGATGGAGCAGCACCTAATCTAGGTCAAATTGTTTTCCTTTTTATTAATAAAATAGTGATTTTTTGAAAAATTCCCTCTTGACATTCTATTATTAACGATATATAGTGGTGGTTAAGTTTAAGGGGATGTTCAAAAAGTTAAAATGACACAGCCAATTTTACCGTTGTCTAGGAATTTTCTACATTGCAACTAACTCTTTTTGAAAATTAAAAATAGTTAACTTGAGCGCTAAAGCTGTAGCAAACTCCACTAAACGAGTGCTTCTAGCTTCTGCTCTCGGCTTGCCTCTACTACACCACACACACTGCGCTAACGAAACTACGCTGCCTAGAACTTCGACTCAACAGAAGGTGGTCGTGTTGGCGTTGCAAAGGTTTCGTATCTTGGTCACCTTGGCCCTTCTTTTTGAACATTCCTTTAAATAAAAAAATATGTATATTATTTTCTTATCCAGAGAGGTGGAGGGACTGGCCCGATGAAGCCCGGCAACCTTGTGCATTCGTTGCGCATAAGGTGCCAATTCCTGCAAAACTGTTTTTGTTTTGAAAGATAAGAGAGGTGATGCAATGTCTTCTATAGCCCCTCTGTCTTTGACAGAGGGGCTTTTATAATAGTGGCGACATGAAGGTTAGCTTTTTTGTACTATAGGAAAGTATAAAACTTTAGGTTTTATAGTATAAGAAAAACTACAGCTTTCGCTAAAGACTTGGCGATAAGCTAAGTTTTTCTAAAAAAAGTAGCTTCATTATCTAGTTAAAGTGCTTAAGCGGTAGCGAACTTTAAAAATTTTTGAATTTGAACAAAAATTGCGCTTTTACAATCGTTTAACGCAAGTATTAACCAATTAAGTCAAACTGTAGTTTAACTGAACTACTGCCTTGGATAAAAGTGTACTTAATTTATCGGAAAAGAATGTTTTTATTGCTAGAAGAAAAAACTGTGGTTGTATGTTTAGCAAGTTCTTAATTCGAGATAGTCAAAAGGAATGTTGTTTTTAATGAATGTATATGGTTATGGTTGGCTGAATTCCAAGCCTTGGTTTGGGGCATTGCAACTGCCACGATATTATTTTTATCCCGCATGTAAGGTGCCGTAAGACTCCCCTACTTCAAGATTCTGATTTGGTCCAAAAGGGTCTAAGTGGTAGAAAACGGCACCTAAATGCCCGATTGGTTCAAGGGCCTTTAGGTCATACCCTTGCGGTACTAACATTCCGTGTAAAAAGCATTCCACGGAATGAAGTTTCACTTTATCCCGCATGTAAGGTGCCGTAAGACTCCCACATAAAAATCTTGAGTGATACAAAGAGTCAAAGTAGGAGAAAACGGCACCTAAATGCCCGATTGGTTCAAGGGCCTTTAGGTCATACCCTTGTGGTACTAACATTCAGTGTAAAAAGCATTCCACGGAATGAAGTTTCACTTTATCCCGCATGTAAGGTGCCGTAAGACTCCCCTACTTCAAGATTCTGATTTGGTCCAAAAGGGTCTAAGTGGTAGAAAACGGCACCTAAATGCCCGATTGGTTCAAGGGCCTTTAGGTCATACCCTTGCGGTACTAACATTCCGTGTAAAAAGCATTCCACGGAATGAAGTTTCACTTTATCCCGCATGTAAGGTGCCGTAAGACTCCCCTACTTCAAGATTCTGATTTGGTCCAAAAGGGTCTAAGTGATAGAAAACGGCACCTAAATGCCCGATTGGTTCAAGGGCCTTTAGATCATACCCTTGTTGGTACTAACATTCAGTAAGAGATGGAAGCAAACTCCTACAGAATGAAGTTTCACTTTATGAATATATTTGCTTTTTAAAATCTCCAGGGTATGGCTATGTTTAGTCTGTTAGTCGGAATATTCATTACACTTGTAACTGTGTCAAATATGTCTGCATCGAAAGGTATAGTGCTGTAAAATCCGACAAGATAGGGATACTGCATTTGTTTTTTTGATGTTTCTCTATGAGTTGTCATGAAAGGTTAGAAGAGAATTTTCAGGAAGTTCGGCAGAATAATACATTGAATTTTAATGCTTCGCTTATTTCTGGGTGGCTTATGTTTCTAAGTGTAAGTTTTTCTGCTTGCTGAATTATTTGGTCTTTGCTAGAAGTAAAAAATATATTGGAGGTTTATTTAGATGGATCAAAGAGAATTGCGAAATTGCTTTGGGCATTTTGCTACGGGTGTATGTGTAGTAACGTGGAAGGATGATAACCACAACCGAAAAGGAATCACAATTAATTCATTTACTTCTGTTTCCCTTCATCCACCTCTTGTATTAATTTCTATCAATAAGCAATCAAGGTCATTAAATAGTTTAAAAAAACAAAATTTTATAGTCAATATTTTATCTGCAGAACAAAAGGAGTATGCGATTTATTTTGCAAGACAGTCACAAGAAAATCTAGTTGTTAACTGGCAGGAGGATTCGCATATTGGTCCCAAATTGAATAATACGGTTGCAACAATGGAATGCACACCTTGGGCAGAGTATGAGGGAGGAGATCATTTGCTTCTATTAGGGCAGGTGGTAACTTTTTCTTATAACGAAAATGAATGTTTGTTGTTCCATAAAGGAAAGTTTTTACAAACAAAAGTGGAAACTGTGATTAAATAAAGGCCAAAGGAGAAAAAGTAAAAATGAGTATTCGAACAGGAAAGCAGTATCTAGAAAGTTTACGAAATAGAAAATCAAATGTGTGGTTAAATGGGGAACGGATGGGCAATATTGTAGATCATCCATATTTTTCACAGCCTATCAAGGAAATTGCCAAGCTGTACGATATGCAGCATAATCATGAATACCAAGATAAAATAACACATATTTGTGAAGAAACTGACACAAGAGTCAGTAATGCATTTTTGATACCTGCTAAAAAAGAACATTTACAAATGCGTCGACAACTCTATGAATTATGGGCAGAATCAACGTTTGGACTCATGGGGAGAACGCCAGATAGCTTAAATTCGGTTATTACTGGGATGGCTGCAAACCATTTATTTTTTCGTAAGTATGGGAATGAGTATGGAGATAATATTATCAATTATTATAAGTATATAAGAGATCATGACTTGTTTTTAACGCATGCCATTGTAAATCCGCAAAATGATAGAAGGAAAACTTCATACGAACAAGAACATGAATTTACACATTTGGGGGTTGTCAAAGAAACAGATGAAGGCTTAATTGTAAGAGGGGCTAAGATGCTGGCTACACTTGCACCAACTGTAGACGAAATTATTATTTATACGTATCCTGGTTTTAGACCAGGAGATGAAAAGTATGCTGTTGCATTTGCTTTGCCAATCGATACCCCGGGTCTTCATTTATATTGTCGGGAACCGGCACAGGACGGTCAACGTTCGACCTGGGATCACCCTTTAGCATCAAGGTTTGAAGAAGCGGACGCTTTAGTAGTATTTCATGATGTGTTCGTTCCTTGGGATCGTGTATTTATTAATCAAAATGTAGAAGCCGCTAATTTACTTTATCAAACTGCAGGTGTTAATCACCAGTCAGCACATCAATCCGTGGTAAGGGGATTTGTTAAACTCGCTTTTGTAACAGAAGTGACGTGTGCTCTTGCCGATTCGGTCGGCGTAGATGAGTTTTTGAATGTTCAAAATCAATTAGCAGAACTAATTCAAAATATAGAAACGCTTAGAGCACTCCTTTATACTGCTGAGAATCAGTACGAAATTCATTCTACAAATGAGATAATTCCTAATCCATTAGCGGTGGAAACAATGAGAGGAGTATTACCGGTTATCTATCCAAGAGCAATACAAATATTGCAAACCATTGGTGCAGGTGGCTTATTAATGTCACCATCGGAAGGGGATTTTACGAATCCTGAAATTGCTGATGATCTGCATAAATATTATACGGGGAGACGAGAAGTAACATCAGTAAAGAGAGTTAGATTATTTAAACTCGCTTGGGATCTATGTGGGGAAGCTTTTGGACAACGACTTGTCCAATATGAACGATATTACTCCGGTGATCCAGTAAGGAAAAGAGGATTATTTTATAAGCAATATAAGAAAAGTAATCCGTCCTATCCGCGAGTAGACAGAGCATTAAAAGAAGCCTTGCAGCTTTCTGCAACATTTCAAGTAAAAGCATGAAAATAGGTATAGATGTAACATGAAAAAGTTGCTCCATCGGATGGGTAACTGATGGAGCAACTTTAAAGAGCTTAGCTTACAGATTCACTTACTTTCTCGTTGTTAACATCAGCTCGTTCTCGCAGTGAACGATACTTAAACATAAAGACAAGAAATGACAATACGGCAAATAGAGCAAAATAAATCAATAAGATGCTAATATTGTCCCACATATTGGAGGTATTTCCTAGTGTAATAATATTTCGATAGCTGTTTATAGAATACGTAAATGGTAAAAAGATACTTAGATTACGTAATTCTTCTGGAAGCATATCAACTGGCAATGCTGATCCCGTTGTAGATAATTGAAGAATAACAAATGCTAACGCAAGGAATCTACCAATATTTCCAGCTAAACCTACTAAGAATAAAACAATCATTAAGAAAGTTAGGCTTACCATAATAGAAAATAAAACGAAGGAAATACTGCTTTGAACATTAAGCTTTAATACAAATAGGGTATACAAAGAGATTATTAATGCTTGGATAGTAGCAAGCATAGATATTTTTGCAACTTTTCCGGTAAACCATGCTGTTGCTGATGGAGGCAGAGTCACTGGCTTCCGATATTGAACCGCAAAAGACATGACTAAGACCCCAACATACAGTGCCAATGTTAAAATATATGGTGCGTTTGAATCACGATAAAATGGAAAACTATTAATCACTTCATTATCTAAAACGACAGGTTCAGCAAACATCGCAATATTTTCCTCTTCCGGATCGATACTGCTTGTTCGCTCAGCGCCTCCTTCTAGACCTTCATACAATTCTTCACTTCCATCAGATAGTTCCCCTAGTCCTCCGTCTACTTGTGAGATACCCTCTGTTAATGTTACCCAACCTTTTTTCACCGTTTGATTTCCTTCGCTTACTTGACTGGCACCATCGTGCAGTTTGGTTGCGCCGGCTGATAGCTCCTGCCAACCACTTTCAACTGTTTTGTTACCATCACGAATTTGTGATGAACCATCATGCATTTTCGTTGCTCCTACTGTAAGATCATTCCAACCACTTTCTACAGCTGCATTCCCATCTTTAACTCGTGTTGTCCCATCATGTAATTTAGCAGCGTTTGTCTGTAATTCTTTCCACCCGGCGGCTACTGTTTTGTTGCCGATGGCTACTTCCTTTGACCCGTCCACTAATTTACTTGCACCGTTTTGTAACTGCTGTTGTCCTTCTACAAGCTGACCGAGTCCATTGTCTAAGGCGATTACTCCAGAGTTAAAGTCATTTTTTAGTCCATCTCTTAATTCATTAGCTCCATCTACCAGTATTTGAAAATCTTTTTGTTTTTGTGGAACAGTTTTTAAATTTTCGTTTAACTGTCCTATGATCATTTTATAGAGAACATTATCTTTTAATCCATCGACACTGTTAGGTAGTTGTTCAAGAGCTACTTGCAAGTTTTGCATGGATTCAATTGTTTCATTAACACCTGTTTGTGCTTGTTGAACGCCTGCAGCTAATTGTTCGCTTCCCGGCAGAATTTTTTTATTCAATCCATCTTTTAACTGTGCACTTCCGTCTTTTGCTTGTCTGGCGCCTTCCAATAATTCTGTTGCTCCAGATCGCAGCTCACCCGCTCCATCTGCTAATTGAGAAGCACCATTTGTTAAGCGATTAATATCCGATGATTTTTCATT is a genomic window of Virgibacillus proomii containing:
- the nagA gene encoding N-acetylglucosamine-6-phosphate deacetylase, with the protein product MIKITPILIKNAKVYTEEQVIENGAVLMQSGKITDIYQPDGKYRSLPENLKVIDGTGLSVIPGFIDGHIHGANGADVMDATEEALDTMALVLPKEGTTSFLATTITQAPEQIEQALINVRNYVNKPGQAEMIGVHLEGPFIEKEKAGAQPLQYIMNPDSDVFDRWQELSGNQIKTITMAPELDPDGSFISKLAASGVNVSAGHTDADFSQIKRAIKHGVRQVTHLCNAMNGIHHRDIGAVGAAMELEELRAELIADGIHVVPEMLQIIYRNMGSKRLLLITDAMRAKCLPSGEYELGGQPVHVSTDRALLENGTLAGSILKMHEGAKNMLRLNDVSLKNIIEMTSVNPAKQIDIYDKKGSITPGKDADVLLVDEHLSIKYTICRGVIAFKGDEK
- the nagB gene encoding glucosamine-6-phosphate deaminase, with product MEIIKVRNYEEMSERAGEMVIDTIKQLNQPVLGLATGSTPEGLYQYLIEKHKNREVSFKHVTTFNLDEYVGLEKDDINSYNYYMNEKLFKHLDIPREQTHLPDGNALDLNEEASEYEARIKNAGNIDLQILGLGLNGHIGFNEPGTPFTSRTHIVQLDESTRQANARFFISIDEVPTQAITAGIETIMESKQIIMLVSGENKAEALARLVNGEVNENFPASILQKHDNVKIIADEAACKLI
- a CDS encoding YigZ family protein, which codes for MLDKYFTVKHQGMNELVIQKSRFIGYVKRVETEEEAQAFIQEIKKKHFDATHNCSAYLIGEHDQIQKANDDGEPSGTAGIPILEVLKKQQLKDTAVVVTRYYGGIKLGAGGLIRAYGNTTSQAIKATGVVKRQRMQGFSIIVDYTLSGKLEHAFRQSNYILKTINYTDKVEFIVYVEVGQEKEFREFIVDHTNAQAEITEADTTYIEIDM
- a CDS encoding sensor histidine kinase, whose protein sequence is MAQRISERALDYIINEMIEVVENSKDEIFNISEEARTEHEHLVKELKETKIKVAQHIKDGDELEQKVRFSRRRLAEVSKYFDRYSETEIREVYEMTHAMQTKLAMLRQEESVLREKRDDLERRLVALGQTIKRAEGLAGKISVVLNYLQDDFQQVNEMLEEAKEKQEFGLKIIEAQEEERRKISREIHDGPAQMLANILLRSELVERTCRNRDVEQALEEIKSVRKMIRSSLYEVRRIIYDLRPMALDDLGLIPTIKKYVATISDYNEIKIEFISMGEEKRLHQKYEIAFFRLVQEALQNAVKHAEASLIQVKLEIGKSSLTMIIKDNGKGFDPTMKRDKSFGLIGMRERVEMLEGEMEISSKIGKGTTIFIKVPYTSV
- a CDS encoding response regulator — translated: MTAERKLRIILIDDHKLFREGVKRILDFEPSFEVVAEGDDGSMAAKLVKEHNPDVVLMDINMPNMNGVQATTDLVRYFPNTKVIILSIHDDESYVTHALKTGAQGYLLKEMDSDALIEAIKVVSDGGSYLHPRVTHNLVMEYRRLAKDHVSSLSDNGVEYRQPLHLLTKRECQVLQLLADGKSNRAVAETLYISEKTVKNHVSNILQKMNVNDRTQAVVAAIRKGWVEVI
- a CDS encoding DegV family protein; this translates as MKVAVMTDSTAYIDKEIRDKHQIYMVPLSVQFADASYREEIDITTDEFYRNLKESKELPKTSQPSIGDITSLLEELAKDYDAVISIHLSSGISGTYQAVVSAGEMVEGIDVYAYDSERSCMAQGFLVLEAVELIAKGKQPAEVIKRLDEIKAATRSYFMVDDLSNLQRGGRLNGAQAIIGSLLQVKPILHFVDKIILPFEKIRTKKRAIQRILDLLEEDASQGQRLKIAFIHANREAEAIELQQKFLAKYPDMDTTISYFGPVIGTHLGEGALGVTWYKK
- a CDS encoding flavin reductase family protein; translation: MDQRELRNCFGHFATGVCVVTWKDDNHNRKGITINSFTSVSLHPPLVLISINKQSRSLNSLKKQNFIVNILSAEQKEYAIYFARQSQENLVVNWQEDSHIGPKLNNTVATMECTPWAEYEGGDHLLLLGQVVTFSYNENECLLFHKGKFLQTKVETVIK